In one window of Pseudodesulfovibrio sediminis DNA:
- the mlaD gene encoding outer membrane lipid asymmetry maintenance protein MlaD, whose product MKKETAVGIFVIMGLLAVVYMSVKLGNVQLFSDKYYLVKAGFSDITGLKVNAPVQMYGVEIGFVSDIGLDQKKGMAVVSMMVSKEVELTDDAIAAIKTNGLIGDKYLKLVPGGLGDPVKPGDTLFDTQPAIDLEALISKFAFGEI is encoded by the coding sequence ATGAAGAAAGAGACCGCTGTAGGTATTTTTGTGATTATGGGCCTGTTGGCCGTGGTGTACATGTCCGTTAAACTGGGCAATGTGCAGCTCTTCTCGGACAAATACTATCTTGTCAAAGCGGGTTTTTCGGATATTACCGGCCTCAAGGTCAATGCTCCGGTTCAGATGTATGGTGTTGAAATCGGGTTTGTCAGTGATATCGGGCTGGATCAGAAGAAAGGCATGGCCGTCGTGTCCATGATGGTTTCCAAAGAGGTGGAGCTCACGGATGACGCCATTGCAGCCATCAAGACCAATGGTCTGATCGGTGACAAATATCTGAAGCTCGTGCCCGGCGGCCTGGGAGATCCGGTCAAACCCGGTGATACCCTCTTTGACACGCAGCCGGCAATTGATCTGGAAGCCTTGATCAGTAAGTTTGCTTTTGGTGAAATATAA
- a CDS encoding ABC transporter ATP-binding protein, whose product MGSAPGIRLENLTVGYGGKPIISDLNITFPGGELSMIVGGSGCGKSTVIKHILQLQPPISGKIFVGENDLSQMSRKKMHCIRQRTGVLFQDGAMLGSLKVKDNVALPLREHTRLGDEQIMHIVQDRLELVGLGHAMELYPNELSGGMRKRAGLARALVMDPQVLYCDEPTSGLDPVMSAELDQLLLEMMCHFDMTMVVVTHDLASMRALADHVVILGEAKCLFQGSLEELEVTTDPYLRNFLDRTTDERDAPRLTLPPLDPSMMKIDCNKVLDVKTTIRKDNRCSK is encoded by the coding sequence ATGGGATCTGCACCGGGTATACGACTTGAGAATCTGACTGTGGGCTATGGCGGCAAACCCATTATCAGTGATCTGAATATTACTTTTCCGGGTGGAGAGTTGTCCATGATTGTTGGTGGTTCCGGCTGCGGCAAGTCCACCGTGATCAAGCACATCCTGCAACTCCAGCCGCCTATTTCCGGTAAGATTTTCGTGGGTGAGAATGATCTCAGCCAGATGTCGCGCAAGAAGATGCACTGCATTCGTCAGCGTACCGGCGTGCTTTTTCAGGATGGTGCCATGCTCGGGTCTCTGAAGGTCAAGGACAACGTGGCTCTGCCTCTGCGTGAGCATACACGGCTCGGTGATGAGCAGATTATGCACATTGTGCAGGATCGCCTTGAGCTGGTGGGGCTGGGACACGCCATGGAACTCTATCCCAACGAACTTTCCGGGGGCATGCGGAAACGGGCCGGATTGGCCCGCGCGCTGGTCATGGACCCGCAGGTGCTCTATTGCGACGAACCCACTTCCGGGCTGGATCCGGTCATGTCCGCAGAGTTGGACCAACTCTTGCTTGAAATGATGTGTCATTTTGACATGACTATGGTCGTCGTCACCCATGACCTTGCGAGCATGCGCGCATTGGCTGATCATGTGGTCATCCTGGGTGAGGCGAAATGCCTGTTTCAGGGATCGCTGGAAGAGCTTGAAGTAACGACCGATCCGTACCTGCGCAATTTCCTGGACAGGACCACTGATGAGCGGGATGCCCCCAGGCTGACCCTGCCTCCATTGGACCCGTCCATGATGAAAATCGACTGCAATAAGGTACTTGACGTGAAAACCACGATCCGAAAGGATAACAGGTGTTCAAAATGA
- a CDS encoding MlaE family ABC transporter permease — MAEKVREIAMPKIFPCKICRNVVDEAGGLFLFFLDALRLVFAGWGQFHKIVRQIYFIGVQSISVIALIGLFSGMVMGMQLYFALSAFGADGFLGAGVALSMVRELAPVLSAIMLTGRAGSAMTAEIGVMRISEQIDALTIMDINPMRYLVAPKLAACIISFPLLTAFFNLIALWGGWLTGVKLLGANAGVYWARVDGSLNWSDIEGGFIKSIVFGLVVCTICCFEGYYTHLRSGHAGPEGVSQSTTNAVVKSCVAILAADYLLTSLLW, encoded by the coding sequence ATGGCAGAAAAAGTTCGTGAAATAGCGATGCCGAAAATTTTCCCCTGCAAGATATGCAGGAACGTTGTGGACGAAGCGGGAGGTCTCTTCCTCTTTTTCCTCGATGCCTTGCGTCTGGTGTTTGCCGGATGGGGCCAGTTCCACAAGATCGTCCGGCAGATATATTTTATCGGTGTCCAGTCCATCTCGGTCATCGCTCTCATCGGGCTGTTCTCCGGCATGGTCATGGGCATGCAGCTCTATTTTGCCCTGTCCGCCTTTGGTGCGGACGGCTTTTTGGGCGCTGGCGTTGCCTTGTCCATGGTTCGCGAGCTTGCGCCGGTGCTCTCCGCCATCATGCTCACCGGTCGGGCCGGTTCGGCCATGACCGCCGAGATCGGGGTCATGCGCATCTCGGAGCAGATCGATGCCCTGACCATTATGGACATCAACCCCATGCGCTATCTGGTGGCTCCGAAGTTGGCCGCCTGTATCATCAGCTTTCCGTTGCTGACCGCATTTTTCAATCTTATCGCCCTGTGGGGCGGGTGGCTGACCGGTGTCAAACTGCTGGGAGCCAATGCCGGTGTGTACTGGGCCCGCGTGGATGGTTCGCTGAATTGGAGCGACATCGAAGGCGGGTTTATCAAGTCCATTGTGTTCGGCCTGGTGGTCTGCACCATCTGCTGCTTTGAAGGATATTACACGCACCTCCGTTCCGGGCATGCCGGTCCCGAGGGCGTCAGCCAGTCCACGACCAATGCCGTGGTCAAGTCGTGTGTTGCCATCCTTGCTGCGGATTATCTTTTGACCTCCTTGCTGTGGTAA
- a CDS encoding ABC transporter substrate-binding protein produces the protein MTVCLLVVCLGFAGRLVRADSERELVFGMSAAFTGANSELGIEFYRGLMAYLEYFNAQGGADGWTIKVTPANDGYNPAPCFQNTVRFITQDNVFALFSYVGTPTTTHILPLLQKFENQNIFLLFPFTGAQPLRSEPYGKYIYTARASYYEETAGLVDQLVKIGRTRIGVFYQSDAYGRNGWDGIRRALKKHELAIVSEASYRRGASSAQDFTDEARHIVEAEPDAIIIIGTYASQSAFIRDVRNVGYADLLAGISFADSDKTLDLLKAAGIRDGKDYSVNLINSQVVPSYTDLSLPGVRLYQKVLEGYTGQPISPGEGYIPRKFSYVSFEGFLNGLLLGEVIKRMADDPRRDRIPEVMRSITHFDMGIGETVSFGDKYQGLNAIYFTTVKDGSFQPVTDWEQWRQ, from the coding sequence ATGACAGTGTGCCTGCTGGTCGTCTGCCTGGGGTTTGCGGGGCGTTTGGTCAGGGCTGACAGCGAGCGCGAGTTGGTGTTCGGCATGTCTGCCGCCTTTACTGGCGCCAACAGTGAACTCGGTATTGAATTTTATCGTGGGCTTATGGCCTATCTGGAATATTTCAATGCGCAGGGTGGAGCAGATGGCTGGACCATCAAGGTGACGCCTGCCAATGATGGGTACAATCCGGCTCCGTGTTTTCAAAATACCGTCCGTTTTATCACCCAGGACAATGTCTTTGCGCTTTTCTCCTACGTGGGTACCCCTACCACCACACACATCCTGCCGCTGCTCCAGAAATTTGAAAATCAGAATATTTTCCTGCTCTTTCCCTTTACCGGCGCGCAGCCGTTGCGATCAGAGCCGTACGGAAAATACATCTATACCGCGCGCGCTTCCTACTACGAAGAAACCGCCGGACTTGTTGACCAGTTGGTGAAGATCGGTCGAACCCGTATCGGAGTGTTCTATCAATCCGACGCTTACGGGCGCAATGGCTGGGATGGCATCAGGCGGGCGCTCAAGAAACATGAGCTTGCCATCGTGTCCGAGGCCTCCTACCGGCGAGGCGCATCCTCTGCTCAGGATTTCACGGATGAGGCGCGACATATTGTCGAAGCTGAACCGGATGCCATTATCATTATCGGCACCTATGCCTCGCAAAGTGCGTTTATCAGAGATGTGCGGAATGTGGGGTATGCTGATCTCCTTGCTGGTATTTCTTTTGCCGATTCCGACAAGACTCTTGATTTGCTCAAGGCCGCAGGCATACGGGACGGCAAGGATTACAGCGTGAATCTGATCAATTCTCAGGTTGTCCCGAGTTATACCGATCTGAGCCTGCCCGGAGTCCGCTTGTATCAGAAGGTGTTGGAGGGATACACCGGCCAGCCGATATCCCCGGGCGAGGGCTACATCCCCCGCAAATTCAGCTATGTCAGTTTTGAAGGATTCCTGAACGGCCTCCTGCTGGGTGAAGTGATCAAGCGTATGGCCGATGACCCACGGCGGGACCGTATCCCGGAGGTCATGCGGTCCATTACGCATTTTGATATGGGCATCGGTGAGACAGTTTCCTTTGGCGACAAGTATCAAGGGCTCAATGCCATCTATTTCACGACCGTGAAGGATGGTTCCTTCCAGCCTGTGACCGATTGGGAGCAGTGGCGCCAATGA
- a CDS encoding EAL domain-containing protein produces MRAPKLFIKPLLFMVVLFGMIAVVTSYTFGSRLRREMSREYESKALALARSIAESDIATILGQDAGGVQARIDHYLDIAAVSYVVVTDEDGQLLAHTFVPFVPEKIRQIVSDTNIRVQASEHMMREVSLGDKQYLHVSSPILSGLAGFVHIGMDMAVINRNIHESLVEQQIVMLALFLISSLLLFLFILNISKPLTALSQYAGRVAVKDFCDVPEITSNDEVGQLARAMAAMTGQISELVTSLEDRVQQKTHELKEARDALKEKVDERTSELMRTNTQLKIEIAERKVIGDALRKAETKYRTIFENAVEGIYQSSLGGRFQDTNPALARILGYKTPEELMSSIYDIGTQMYVDPNRRKDLLNRFERMDEIKNFVSKVRKRDGRIIWISENVRKIMDKDGNVLCFEGSVEDITMRKKAEDQLKRQAFHDPLTGLPNRALFLDHLRMAMERGRRGRHLFSVLYMDLDRFKVVNDSLGHEAGDELLRGVARVLENCGRSTDTIARFGGDEFAILQEDISAPKDAITIARRILEGVRQPFSIGGNEVFTSASLGIVLKTDGYDRPEALLRDADTAMYRAKELGKSRFKVFNRKMHDQALQLMELETDLRRAVDLREFEVFYQPIMDITKRRVSGFEALVRWRHPEHGIIGPNDFISLAEDTGLVYAIDNLVLEEACTQIKLWQHALGVDSGADLTVNVNISGRNFGQSMLVSQVGRAIDDAGLDPASLKIEITESALMDNPSVAEDMLQQLKGLGVSVCIDDFGTGYSSLSYLQRFPIDVVKVDRSFIIEVETDTDSQAIVRTVFSLGESMGLTIVAEGVETKAQLDFLEGEGCQFVQGYFFHKPLTVEQVDTLLADMRLDN; encoded by the coding sequence ATGAGGGCTCCGAAACTTTTCATAAAACCGCTCCTGTTCATGGTCGTGCTCTTCGGCATGATTGCGGTGGTCACCTCGTACACCTTTGGCTCCCGGTTGCGGCGGGAGATGTCTCGGGAATATGAATCCAAGGCGCTCGCCCTGGCCCGTTCCATTGCCGAGTCCGATATTGCCACCATTCTCGGACAGGATGCCGGAGGGGTGCAGGCCCGTATTGATCATTACCTCGATATCGCGGCGGTGTCCTATGTGGTGGTCACGGATGAGGACGGACAGCTTCTGGCCCACACCTTTGTGCCTTTTGTACCGGAGAAAATCCGACAGATCGTCAGTGATACCAATATTCGGGTTCAGGCCTCGGAGCACATGATGCGGGAGGTCTCCCTGGGGGACAAACAGTATCTGCATGTGTCGAGCCCCATCCTCAGCGGGTTGGCCGGATTTGTTCATATCGGCATGGATATGGCGGTCATCAATCGGAATATCCACGAATCCCTGGTCGAGCAGCAGATCGTTATGCTGGCCTTGTTCCTGATCAGCTCCCTGCTCCTTTTCCTTTTTATCCTGAATATTTCCAAACCGTTGACCGCGCTTTCGCAATACGCGGGCCGGGTCGCGGTCAAAGACTTCTGTGATGTGCCGGAGATTACATCCAACGACGAGGTGGGGCAGCTCGCCAGGGCCATGGCGGCCATGACCGGACAGATATCCGAACTCGTGACCAGTCTGGAGGACCGGGTCCAGCAAAAGACTCATGAGCTGAAGGAAGCGCGCGATGCGCTCAAGGAAAAGGTTGATGAGCGGACGTCCGAGCTCATGCGCACAAACACCCAGCTCAAGATCGAGATCGCCGAGAGAAAGGTCATCGGTGATGCCTTGCGTAAGGCGGAGACCAAGTACCGCACCATTTTCGAGAATGCGGTAGAGGGTATTTATCAATCTTCCCTCGGCGGCCGTTTTCAGGACACCAACCCGGCTCTGGCCCGAATTCTCGGTTACAAGACGCCTGAAGAACTCATGAGCTCGATCTATGATATCGGGACGCAGATGTATGTTGACCCCAACAGGCGCAAGGACCTGCTCAATCGGTTCGAGCGTATGGATGAGATCAAGAATTTCGTGTCCAAGGTGCGCAAGCGGGATGGCAGAATCATCTGGATCAGCGAGAATGTGCGCAAGATCATGGACAAGGATGGCAACGTACTCTGTTTCGAAGGGTCTGTGGAAGACATCACCATGCGCAAGAAGGCCGAAGACCAGCTCAAGCGGCAGGCATTTCATGACCCGCTCACCGGACTGCCCAACCGTGCGCTGTTTCTGGACCATCTGCGGATGGCCATGGAGCGCGGCCGTCGGGGCAGGCATCTTTTTTCGGTATTGTACATGGACCTGGATCGTTTCAAGGTGGTCAACGACTCGCTGGGCCACGAGGCCGGTGACGAGCTGTTGCGCGGCGTGGCACGCGTGCTGGAAAACTGTGGCCGGAGCACGGACACCATTGCCCGGTTCGGCGGAGACGAGTTTGCCATATTACAGGAAGACATCTCTGCGCCCAAGGATGCCATCACCATTGCCAGACGTATCCTTGAGGGTGTTCGCCAGCCGTTTTCCATCGGAGGCAATGAGGTCTTCACTTCGGCCTCCCTCGGTATCGTGCTCAAGACCGACGGCTATGACCGCCCCGAGGCATTGCTTCGGGACGCGGATACAGCCATGTACCGGGCCAAGGAGCTCGGCAAGTCCCGTTTCAAGGTGTTCAACAGGAAGATGCACGATCAGGCATTGCAGCTCATGGAGTTGGAAACAGACCTCAGGCGCGCCGTTGATCTGCGTGAATTCGAAGTGTTCTATCAACCCATCATGGATATCACCAAGCGCAGGGTGAGCGGCTTTGAAGCCCTGGTCCGCTGGCGGCATCCTGAGCACGGCATCATCGGTCCCAATGATTTTATTTCCCTGGCCGAGGACACCGGCCTTGTCTACGCCATTGACAATCTGGTGCTGGAAGAGGCGTGTACCCAGATAAAACTGTGGCAACATGCTCTTGGCGTTGATTCCGGCGCCGACCTTACTGTGAACGTGAATATCTCAGGGCGGAATTTCGGGCAGTCCATGCTCGTCAGTCAGGTGGGGCGCGCCATTGATGACGCCGGACTGGACCCGGCTTCGCTCAAGATCGAGATCACGGAGTCCGCGCTCATGGACAACCCCTCTGTGGCAGAGGATATGTTGCAGCAGCTCAAAGGGCTTGGCGTATCGGTCTGCATTGATGATTTCGGTACAGGCTATTCCTCCCTTTCCTATCTCCAGCGGTTTCCCATCGACGTGGTCAAGGTCGACCGCAGCTTTATCATCGAGGTGGAAACAGACACGGACAGTCAGGCCATTGTGCGCACAGTCTTCTCCCTGGGTGAATCCATGGGCCTCACGATCGTGGCCGAAGGTGTGGAAACAAAAGCCCAGCTCGACTTTCTCGAGGGTGAAGGATGTCAGTTCGTTCAGGGCTATTTCTTCCACAAGCCTTTGACTGTTGAACAGGTGGATACGTTGCTGGCTGACATGCGTCTCGACAATTAG
- a CDS encoding ABC transporter substrate-binding protein, with the protein MKKLILTLVLVCLLVGAAAAQEQDAQTPKARIQEGMDNLIAMLSDPKMQEPEHHDEAIAELRKVAEQFIDFGLVTKFAVGRPWLDMSPQMRTDLTNAFVRLLERSYLKRIPAYEGQRIEYKNEVVSGKKAKVLTEIFDKDKKIIVEFRLRIVDGRWMIYDVVAEGVSLVMNYRSQFSAVLDSGTPEDLLRLINEKVEKIDEVQKSEGQ; encoded by the coding sequence ATGAAGAAACTGATACTGACTCTTGTTTTGGTGTGTCTCCTAGTCGGCGCTGCTGCCGCACAGGAACAGGATGCGCAGACCCCGAAAGCCAGGATTCAGGAAGGAATGGACAACCTCATTGCCATGTTGTCCGATCCGAAAATGCAGGAACCCGAACATCATGACGAAGCCATTGCCGAACTCAGGAAAGTGGCTGAGCAGTTTATTGATTTCGGCCTGGTCACGAAATTTGCCGTTGGCAGACCCTGGCTCGACATGAGTCCGCAGATGCGCACGGACTTGACCAACGCCTTTGTTCGACTGCTTGAACGTTCCTATCTGAAGAGGATTCCAGCCTACGAAGGACAGCGGATCGAGTACAAAAATGAGGTCGTTTCCGGTAAAAAAGCTAAGGTGTTGACCGAAATTTTTGACAAAGATAAGAAAATAATTGTTGAATTTCGCTTGAGAATCGTAGATGGAAGGTGGATGATATACGATGTCGTCGCCGAAGGTGTGAGCCTGGTGATGAATTATCGAAGCCAATTTTCCGCTGTCCTGGACAGTGGCACTCCGGAAGATTTGCTTCGTTTGATCAACGAAAAAGTTGAAAAAATTGATGAAGTTCAGAAGAGCGAGGGGCAGTAA
- a CDS encoding B12-binding domain-containing radical SAM protein, with translation MIRPDFPHIPWHDRDHPSSRRAPRILGINPWITDFAAFNVWSRPVGLLACLDMLRGAGASVALMDCLDPTWNDVKWPKPGKYGTGHYPKETLATPAPLAFMDRRFSCYGLPREMVREALTALEPKPDAVMVSTIMTYWYPGALDILDIVAELWPDVPRFLGGTYATLCGEHARTHANAHLTQGPLEWPDNWTAFWKTIGFDTPPLPENAGLSLATDLYEQPAYSVILGSRGCPFSCEYCASHALYPAFNQGMSSDILNGIQSEYDRGVRNFAFYDDALLIKPDRWLWPVLDAIVDRSLDLRLHTPNAMHVRHLTQTVCHRLKDAGLHTVRLGLETTDFDNRNDVKLTREQWEAGANNLLEAGFDLDDIGVYILFGLPGQDLDNVEQAVDHVRAFGFRPHLAHYTPIPGSPMFDAACAASPYPLADEPLYQNNSIWPCVPGGFSWDEAKRWKCLLQGKR, from the coding sequence ATGATACGGCCTGACTTCCCCCACATCCCCTGGCATGACAGGGACCACCCGTCTTCCAGACGCGCTCCGCGCATACTGGGTATCAACCCGTGGATCACCGACTTTGCGGCCTTCAATGTCTGGTCGCGTCCGGTCGGCCTGCTTGCCTGTCTCGACATGCTGCGTGGAGCAGGGGCGTCCGTTGCCCTCATGGACTGTCTGGACCCCACGTGGAATGACGTAAAATGGCCCAAGCCCGGCAAATACGGCACTGGCCACTATCCCAAGGAAACGCTCGCCACTCCCGCCCCCCTCGCGTTCATGGACCGGAGATTTTCCTGCTACGGGTTGCCGCGCGAGATGGTCAGGGAGGCGCTCACCGCCCTTGAGCCCAAACCCGACGCGGTCATGGTCTCGACCATCATGACCTACTGGTATCCAGGCGCGTTGGATATCCTTGATATCGTGGCCGAGTTATGGCCGGATGTACCGCGTTTTCTGGGTGGAACCTACGCCACCCTGTGCGGCGAGCACGCACGGACGCACGCGAACGCCCACCTCACCCAGGGACCGCTTGAGTGGCCAGACAACTGGACTGCCTTCTGGAAAACCATCGGATTCGACACCCCGCCACTCCCGGAAAACGCCGGGCTGTCACTGGCAACCGACCTGTATGAACAGCCTGCCTATTCTGTCATTCTCGGCTCACGCGGGTGTCCCTTTTCCTGTGAATACTGCGCCAGTCATGCGCTGTACCCAGCCTTCAATCAAGGTATGTCCAGCGACATCCTGAACGGCATTCAATCAGAGTATGATCGCGGTGTGCGGAACTTCGCCTTTTATGATGACGCCCTGCTCATCAAGCCCGACCGCTGGCTCTGGCCCGTGCTCGATGCCATTGTAGACCGGTCGCTTGATCTGCGGCTGCACACCCCCAACGCCATGCATGTCCGGCATCTCACCCAGACGGTCTGTCACCGTCTCAAGGATGCGGGATTGCACACCGTCCGACTCGGACTGGAGACAACGGATTTCGACAACCGCAATGATGTCAAACTGACCCGCGAACAATGGGAAGCCGGAGCGAACAATCTGCTGGAGGCGGGCTTCGATCTCGACGACATCGGCGTGTATATCCTGTTTGGCCTGCCCGGCCAGGATCTCGACAATGTGGAACAGGCGGTCGACCATGTGCGTGCATTCGGATTCAGGCCGCATCTGGCCCATTACACGCCCATTCCCGGCAGCCCCATGTTTGATGCCGCGTGTGCGGCCAGCCCGTATCCGCTGGCTGACGAGCCGTTATATCAAAATAATTCCATCTGGCCCTGCGTACCGGGTGGGTTCAGTTGGGATGAAGCGAAGCGATGGAAATGTTTGCTGCAAGGCAAACGGTAA
- a CDS encoding MlaA family lipoprotein translates to MAAALLVLVFLLGMTGASFAADTAPKQILLAQTVDTGEGGDEFDDFDSDYSDEELVADPLYYWNLTWFNINDFLYFNAFKPVAEGYAWLIPVRPRRWVDNFFTNLLFPVRFVNNILTGKFDAAYMETSKFIANTSFGVLGFGDVTGGMPRNWEPERPTADGLGQTLGKAGIGHGVYLYWPLIGPSSIRESVGWVGDAYMDPLTYGRFTFLEFVAIRAYSNLNTLSLQLQGNEYEALTEGAVDKYAAVRDAYIRYRAKKVEE, encoded by the coding sequence TTGGCAGCAGCGCTCTTGGTGCTCGTCTTCCTTCTGGGAATGACGGGGGCTTCTTTTGCTGCTGATACCGCGCCGAAACAGATTCTTCTGGCCCAGACGGTTGATACCGGAGAGGGCGGTGACGAGTTTGATGACTTTGACTCGGACTACAGCGACGAAGAGTTGGTTGCCGATCCTCTTTACTATTGGAACCTGACCTGGTTCAACATCAACGACTTCCTGTATTTCAATGCCTTCAAACCAGTGGCCGAAGGGTACGCGTGGCTGATTCCGGTCAGACCTCGCCGCTGGGTGGACAATTTCTTTACCAATCTGCTTTTCCCTGTTCGGTTCGTCAACAACATACTGACAGGTAAATTCGACGCCGCCTATATGGAGACGTCCAAGTTTATCGCCAATACCTCGTTCGGTGTGCTCGGTTTCGGTGACGTGACCGGGGGCATGCCGCGAAACTGGGAGCCGGAACGGCCCACAGCGGACGGTCTCGGCCAGACTCTTGGCAAGGCCGGTATTGGCCATGGCGTGTATCTGTACTGGCCGTTGATCGGTCCCAGCTCCATCCGCGAGTCCGTGGGTTGGGTTGGTGACGCCTATATGGACCCCTTGACCTACGGTCGGTTCACCTTCCTCGAATTTGTCGCCATCAGAGCCTACAGCAACCTGAACACCCTTTCTCTTCAGCTTCAGGGCAACGAGTATGAAGCTTTGACCGAAGGCGCTGTGGACAAGTACGCAGCCGTCCGTGACGCGTACATCCGCTACAGGGCCAAAAAGGTCGAAGAGTAG
- a CDS encoding cobyrinate a,c-diamide synthase, translating to MANIKAFIVAGTNSGCGKTSISLGLMAALSRRDIRVQPFKCGPDFIDPGHHALACARNDTPIPSHNLDGWMLDASTNLGIFNRYGASCDVAVIEGVMGLFDGISGTEDHGSTGQMAKTLGLPVILVVDARSMARSAAALVSGYAHFDPEVNIAGVIFNRVGSESHADLLREAMTLLPDIPVLGCLGRDGAIATPSRHLGLVTPDQQGPDMSRYQRLADWVETGLDLDSLLDVLPETLVVPSFEPVPQLPDVTIGLARDNAFCFYYEENLRLLREAGARIVEFSPINDHRLPEHLDGLYLGGGYPELYAFELGQNNKLRREIKEFCESGRPVYAECGGFMYLMNDIVTGRGRYAMAGVYPVRAEMSERFRALGYREITTQADTILGAAGIMVRGHEFHYSAIQDEPGVQSLLSVYAMTGRKGVIDAPEGFQIENTLGSYVHLHFGSHPEVARAFVRGCKERFEQLA from the coding sequence ATGGCAAATATCAAGGCGTTCATTGTTGCCGGTACCAATAGCGGCTGCGGCAAGACTTCCATCTCCCTTGGGTTGATGGCGGCTCTCTCACGTCGGGATATCCGTGTCCAGCCCTTCAAATGCGGTCCGGATTTCATTGATCCCGGCCACCATGCTCTGGCCTGCGCCCGCAACGACACCCCTATTCCCAGCCATAATCTGGATGGGTGGATGCTTGATGCATCAACGAACCTCGGTATTTTCAATCGATATGGAGCCTCCTGCGACGTCGCGGTCATAGAAGGCGTCATGGGGCTTTTTGATGGTATTTCCGGCACCGAAGACCATGGCTCAACCGGGCAGATGGCCAAGACTCTCGGCCTGCCCGTGATTCTGGTGGTGGACGCCCGGTCCATGGCCCGCTCTGCCGCTGCGCTGGTTTCAGGGTATGCCCATTTTGATCCAGAGGTGAATATCGCCGGGGTCATTTTCAACCGTGTGGGCAGCGAATCCCATGCGGACCTGCTCCGGGAGGCCATGACTCTGTTGCCTGATATCCCGGTACTCGGCTGTCTCGGCCGCGACGGGGCCATCGCCACCCCCTCTCGCCACCTCGGGCTGGTCACGCCGGACCAGCAGGGACCGGATATGTCACGCTATCAGCGGTTGGCGGATTGGGTCGAGACCGGCCTTGATCTGGACAGTCTGCTGGACGTGCTGCCAGAGACGCTGGTGGTGCCGTCTTTCGAGCCGGTTCCCCAACTCCCGGATGTGACCATCGGTCTGGCGCGGGATAACGCCTTCTGTTTCTACTACGAAGAGAATCTGCGCCTTCTGCGAGAGGCCGGTGCACGGATTGTCGAGTTTTCTCCCATCAATGATCATCGGTTGCCCGAGCATCTGGACGGTCTCTATCTCGGCGGCGGCTATCCTGAATTATACGCCTTTGAATTGGGCCAGAACAACAAGCTGCGGCGTGAGATCAAGGAGTTCTGCGAGTCCGGCAGGCCGGTCTATGCCGAATGTGGCGGGTTCATGTATCTCATGAATGACATTGTCACCGGTCGTGGACGGTATGCCATGGCTGGAGTGTATCCGGTGCGGGCGGAGATGTCCGAGCGGTTCCGCGCTCTGGGGTATCGAGAGATAACCACACAGGCGGATACCATTCTGGGCGCTGCCGGGATCATGGTCCGTGGGCATGAATTTCATTACTCCGCCATTCAGGATGAACCGGGCGTGCAATCATTGCTGTCCGTGTATGCCATGACCGGTAGAAAAGGGGTCATCGATGCGCCTGAGGGGTTCCAGATCGAGAACACTCTGGGCTCGTATGTGCACCTTCATTTCGGGAGTCATCCTGAGGTTGCGCGTGCTTTTGTCAGAGGGTGTAAGGAGCGCTTCGAGCAGCTGGCCTAG
- a CDS encoding metallophosphoesterase family protein — MKIAVISDTHMGAPPAWLDQVYRTWLEPADALVHCGDITSFETWSYFMQHHNFLCVRGNCDWDPQLVDQLEPMLSAELGPVRLGVTHGWGSRSQVPVKVAEAFGPEFNLVCYGHTHARDWSVRNGVQLLNPGSLGEFGSLAIVSVDGDGAMDCSFVDAN; from the coding sequence ATGAAGATCGCCGTTATCTCCGACACTCATATGGGGGCGCCTCCAGCCTGGCTTGATCAGGTCTATCGCACATGGCTCGAACCCGCTGATGCGCTGGTTCACTGTGGGGACATCACCTCCTTTGAAACATGGTCCTACTTTATGCAGCACCACAATTTTCTGTGTGTGCGCGGTAACTGCGACTGGGACCCGCAGCTTGTGGATCAGTTGGAACCCATGCTGAGTGCGGAGCTTGGCCCGGTGCGTCTCGGCGTCACCCATGGTTGGGGATCACGCTCTCAGGTACCTGTCAAAGTGGCCGAAGCGTTTGGCCCGGAGTTCAATCTGGTTTGCTATGGGCATACCCATGCCCGTGATTGGTCCGTTCGCAATGGCGTGCAACTGCTCAACCCCGGCTCTCTTGGCGAGTTCGGTTCGCTGGCCATTGTCTCTGTGGACGGCGATGGCGCAATGGACTGTTCCTTCGTGGACGCCAACTGA